In Pristis pectinata isolate sPriPec2 chromosome 11, sPriPec2.1.pri, whole genome shotgun sequence, the following proteins share a genomic window:
- the LOC127576156 gene encoding LOW QUALITY PROTEIN: opsin-3-like (The sequence of the model RefSeq protein was modified relative to this genomic sequence to represent the inferred CDS: inserted 3 bases in 2 codons) produces MVLGILNNLLVLVLFCKFNAPRNPFNMLLMSISASDLLVCVXGTPFSFAASVQGRWLAGYQGCGWYGFANVLFGIVSLTSLCSLSYDWSWKVTKYIHCASNYWKAWLAIAFTFFWTVPPLFGWSAYGPEISCLIHWXKPALGMDNIICLFIFCLLLPILSMVYRYGWILHEWRQVSWQNKKDAARQNKYHVLFMVITIVVCLLLCWLPYGIVARLAIFGKPDLITPEDSIVPAILAKWSTVYNPIIYILMNKKK; encoded by the exons ATGGTCTTGGGCATTCTCAACAACTTATTGGTACTGGTGCTGTTCTGCAAGTTCAACGCTCCGAGGAACCCGTTCAACATGTTGTTGATGAGCATCAGTGCAAGCGACTTGCTAGTGTGTG TTGGGACGCCGTTCAGTTTTGCTGCCAGTGTACAGGGTCGGTGGCTCGCTGGTTATCAAGGCTGTGGATGGTATGGGTTTGCAAACGTCTTATTTG GTATAGTCTCTCTCACATCACTATGCTCCCTTTCCTATGACTGGAGCTGGAAAGTGACTAAGTACATCCATTGTGCCTCCAATTATTGGAAGGCATGGTTGGCAATTGCTTTCACCTTTTTCTGGACAGTGCCCCCTCTCTTTGGCTGGAGCGCTTATGGACCAGAAATAAGCTGTTTAATTCACTG CAAGCCTGCACTAGGAATGGACAATATCATTTGCCTCTTCATCTTCTGCCTGCTCCTACCTATCCTTAGCATGGTTTACCGCTATGGATGGATACTTCATGAATGGAGACAGGTGA GTTGGCAAAATAAAAAAGATGCAGCTCGTCAGAACAAATACCATGTCCTTTTCATGGTGATTACTATAGtggtttgtttgttgctttgttGGTTGCCTTATGGAATTGTGGCACGTCTTGCAATCTTTGGTAAACCAGACTTGATAACACCTGAAGACAGTATAGTGCCAGCCATCCTGGCAAAATGGAGCACTGTATATAATCCAATTATCTATATcctaatgaataaaaagaaataa